The following are encoded together in the Pectobacterium wasabiae CFBP 3304 genome:
- the tolR gene encoding colicin uptake protein TolR: MARVRRGRRELKSEINIVPLLDVLLVLLLIFMATAPIITQSVEVDLPDATDSKTVSSNDNPPVIVEVSGIGQYSLVVEQNRMEQLPAEQVVAEAQSRLATNPKTVFLIGGAKDVPYDEIIKALNLLHQAGVKSVGLMTQPI; encoded by the coding sequence ATGGCACGAGTACGCAGAGGTCGTCGTGAGCTGAAATCCGAGATCAACATTGTTCCGCTACTGGACGTGCTGTTGGTACTGTTGCTGATTTTTATGGCGACAGCACCGATTATTACGCAGAGCGTTGAGGTTGATCTGCCGGATGCGACCGATTCAAAAACGGTCTCCAGCAACGACAATCCGCCCGTGATCGTAGAGGTTTCAGGCATCGGGCAATATAGCCTGGTTGTTGAGCAAAACCGTATGGAACAACTTCCGGCAGAGCAGGTGGTTGCTGAAGCGCAATCACGGCTGGCAACTAACCCCAAGACGGTATTTTTGATTGGTGGCGCGAAGGATGTTCCTTATGATGAGATCATTAAAGCGTTGAATTTGTTACATCAGGCTGGCGTAAAATCCGTTGGTTTGATGACGCAACCGATTTAA
- the tolQ gene encoding Tol-Pal system protein TolQ: MTDMNVFDLFLKASLLVKLIMLILICFSIASWAIIIQRTRILNAATREAEAFEDKFWSGIELSRLYQESQTRRDSLTGTEQIFHSGFKEFARLHRVNSHVPEAVVEGASRAMRISMNRELETLETHIPFLGTVGSISPYIGLFGTVWGIMHAFIALGAVKQATLQMVAPGIAEALIATAIGLFAAIPAVMAYNRLNQRVGKLEQNYDNFTEEFIAILHRQAFSSDNSK; the protein is encoded by the coding sequence GTGACTGACATGAACGTTTTTGATTTGTTCCTGAAGGCAAGCCTTCTGGTCAAACTAATCATGCTGATTTTAATCTGTTTTTCTATCGCTTCCTGGGCGATCATTATTCAGCGTACCCGAATTTTGAATGCGGCGACGCGTGAGGCTGAGGCATTCGAGGACAAATTTTGGTCGGGTATCGAGTTGTCGCGTCTCTATCAGGAAAGCCAGACTCGCCGTGATAGCCTGACTGGCACTGAACAAATCTTCCATTCTGGTTTCAAAGAATTTGCGCGGTTGCATCGCGTTAACAGTCATGTGCCGGAGGCGGTCGTCGAAGGTGCATCCCGTGCGATGCGCATTTCAATGAACCGCGAATTGGAAACGCTGGAAACGCACATTCCCTTTTTGGGCACCGTGGGTTCCATTAGTCCGTATATCGGTCTGTTCGGTACCGTTTGGGGGATCATGCATGCTTTCATCGCGCTGGGTGCCGTGAAGCAGGCAACCTTACAAATGGTTGCTCCTGGTATTGCAGAAGCGTTGATTGCCACGGCAATCGGTCTGTTTGCGGCGATCCCTGCGGTCATGGCGTATAACCGCCTTAACCAGAGGGTAGGTAAACTGGAGCAGAACTACGACAACTTTACCGAAGAGTTCATCGCGATCCTGCACCGTCAGGCGTTCTCCAGCGACAACAGCAAGTAA